One Fusarium poae strain DAOMC 252244 chromosome 4, whole genome shotgun sequence DNA window includes the following coding sequences:
- a CDS encoding hypothetical protein (BUSCO:4402at5125) has protein sequence MAPVRNEVPPHTIDRTPEYEEFMTRLRDYHTKRGTTLDPEPKVGATHLDLFKVFNHIVESGGYDKISEEKLAWRRMASELGIYSNNEASTAFSLKEKFYKNLAAYEISTVHGKEPPPKDILEDVTAKGAALLTRTRENYRGVKRESNFGATDSAASGDDGTPVRERPVPDAAASARASRGLREAPPQRVIFQPDTGPSRTTRHSSAHHATTTNSPAANPPQTPSHHPNMHVPQQHHQQQQQQQQQNYQGNRGPSILHHPTTNPENTSNLVTAYQPRFSKPLTLRAVPTPSNAPNEFQKPRQLPRLDSRQPMQPGTGFDGPNIYMRCLNALRSNIAAEQAFALNHLVKISFERGDKYKFDSFPGLAEGLVDKALEVGQLFYHVNWTVSWNIPHDSNDPSVLDGNHGTQDILERIGDLIEKDMPDVLQTEAYADNLVLITEAVLTLRNMVTLPENAHNMSDFPPIKDLICIVLNLPQRDSLVELKHLILDIAEQLTPFMTLDSDDPLYRTLLAQMASEDRGTILTALRALGRISMNLEATNKLGNVPGPVLQRIASWLLLNDDELIDACLDFLYQYTAVVPNVDTLIRSLTPENLVDHLGRLLAHGARKTQREFVLTPEQRKPAHDQIAPMPEDLLQEMLKLEEPDRVHRWVRCFFEEDNSSYVTQLAAWQAYQTAFVGPLKNIGQPLITPADFIRNSTSVYKDSNAQVLRDPGDPQQKFIIHGIRARPKPLGMDGKEYGRCLWASNPDNMLEKCGHFYIQAEKMWEHILTDHLHEKRNEKGQFDNVEKEFTCTWDQCSRFQKPTKLRLQELSRHINTHVSLALPSEAHIQKSERSWIVPAKTMTVTFEETMTARDERNPNLPPQAAGIPLSAALVLRNIARNVVKTEAEEEMLKSQAETGENGGWNEILFRPLMPRLFEILAENRAMSPYISSLLDLIRVHNEDRSQ, from the exons GGAGTTCATGACGCGACTCCGTGATTATCATACCAAACGAGGCACGACACTTGACCCGGAACCCAAAGTTGGCGCAACGCATCTCGACTTGTTCAAGGTCTTCAACCACATCGTGGAAAGTGGCGGCTATGACAAAATTTCGGAGGAAAAGCTAGCCTGGCGTCGAATGGCCTCTGAACTTGGTATCTACTCCAACAATGAAGCCTCGACTGCATTTTCCTTGAAGGAGAAATTCTACAAAAATCTCGCCGCATACGAAATCAGTACTGTGCACGGAAAGGAACCACCGCCAAAAGATATTCTGGAGGATGTCACGGCCAAGGGTGCTGCCTTGTTGACACGTACCAGAGAAAATTATCGAGGCGTTAAACGGGAAAGTAATTTTGGTGCTACAGACTCAGCGGCCTCGGGTGACGATGGTACACCCGTTCGCGAACGACCCGTTCCAGATGCTGCTGCTAGTGCCCGAGCATCAAGAGGGCTTAGAGAAGCGCCTCCTCAGCGTGTCATTTTCCAGCCAGATACCGGTCCTTCGCGCACAACAAGACACTCTTCAGCTCACCATGCGACGACTACCAACTCGCCAGCCGCCAATCCTCCCCAAACTCCTTCACACCACCCTAACATGCATGTacctcaacaacatcaccagcagcagcaacaacaacaacaacaaaattACCAGGGAAACCGAGGGCCCTCAATACTTCACCATCCTACGACGAATCCTGAAAACACATCTAATCTTGTTACTGCCTATCAACCACGATTTTCCAAGCCCCTGACACTTCGTGCGGTCCCAACACCTAGTAATGCGCCAAACGAGTTCCAAAAGCCTCGTCAACTCCCACGCCTAGACTCTCGTCAGCCCATGCAACCCGGCA CTGGGTTCGATGGCCCTAATATTTACATGCGGTGCCTGAACGCTTTACGATCAAACATTGCTGCTGAGCAGGCTTTTGCCCTTAATCACTTGGTAAAGATTTCCTTTGAGCGAGGTGACAAGTACAAGTTCGATTCATTCCCAGGTCTTGCCGAAGGACTAGTTGATAAGGCTCTCGAAGTGGGACAGTTGTTCTATCACGTCAACTGGACAGTCTCATGGAACATTCCTCATGACTCAAATGACCCCAGTGTTCTCGATGGCAACCATGGAACACAAGACATTTTGGAGCGAATCGGCGATCTCATTGAAAAGGATATGCCCGATGTTCTTCAAACCGAGGCGTATGCAGACAACTTGGTGCTGATAACCGAAGCTGTCTTGACGTTACGCAACATGGTCACTCTGCCCGAAAATGCCCACAACATGTCTGACTTTCCTCCGATCAAGGACCTCATCTGCATTGTCCTGAACTTGCCACAGAGGGATTCGCTCGTGGAGTTGAAGCATCTCATCCTGGATATCGCAGAGCAGCTGACACCATTCATGACTCTGGATTCCGATGACCCATTGTACAGAACCTTATTAGCCCAAATGGCATCTGAAGACCGGGGTACCATTCTAACAGCTCTCCGAGCGTTGGGCCGTATTTCGATGAACCTCGAAGCCACGAACAAGCTGGGCAACGTACCTGGACCTGTACTTCAGCGAATTGCCAGCTGGCTACTCCTCAATGATGACGAGCTTATTGATGCCTGCCTCGACTTCCTCTATCAGTACACCGCCGTCGTACCAAACGTGGATACGTTGATTCGTTCGTTGACGCCCGAGAACCTGGTCGACCACCTCGGTCGCTTGCTTGCTCACGGCGCACGAAAGACGCAGCGCGAATTCGTTCTTACACCTGAACAACGAAAGCCTGCTCACGATCAAATTGCGCCTATGCCCGAGGATCTCTTGCAAGAGATGCTCAAGCTGGAAGAGCCCGATCGCGTCCACCGATGGGTCCGCTGCTTTTTCGAAGAGGATAACAGCTCTTATGTGACGCAACTGGCTGCTTGGCAGGCGTATCAGACCGCTTTCGTTGGTCCTCTTAAAAATATTGGGCAGCCGCTGATTACGCCTGCCGATTTTATCAGGAACAGTACTTCTGTCTACAAAGATTCGAATGCGCAGGTTCTCAGGGATCCAGGTGACCCTCAACAAAAATTCATCATCCATGGTATCCGTGCTAGGCCTAAGCCTCTTGGTATGGATGGCAAAGAGTACGGACGATGTCTGTGGGCCTCGAATCCCGACAACATGCTTGAGAAATGCGGTCATTTCTATATCCAGGCCGAAAAGATGTGGGAGCACATTCTCACAGATCACCTCCACGAAAAGCGCAACGAAAAGGGGCAGTTTGACAATGTTGAGAAGGAGTTTACCTGCACATGGGACCAATGCTCTCGTTTCCAGAAGCCTACCAAGCTTCGCCTCCAGGAACTCTCTCGGCACATTAACACACACGTCTCTTTGGCGCTGCCCAGTGAAGCGCATATCCAAAAGTCGGAACGGTCCTGGATCGTCCCAGCCAAGACCATGACTGTGACGTTTGAGGAGACAATGACAGCACGCGACGAGCGGAATCCAAACCTCCCGCCCCAGGCTGCCGGTATCCCCCTCAGCGCTGCGCTGGTACTGCGAAACATTGCGCGGAACGTGGTGAAGACTGAGGCCGAAGAAGAGATGCTCAAAAGTCAAGCCGAGACGGGCGAAAATGGAGGCTGGAACGAGATTCTTTTCCGGCCACTTATGCCACGCTTGTTTGAAATCCTTGCGGAAAACAGAGCCATG AGCCCTTACATTTCATCATTGCTTGATCTGATTCGCGTTCATAACGAGGATCGGAGTCAATGA